The following proteins come from a genomic window of Portunus trituberculatus isolate SZX2019 chromosome 35, ASM1759143v1, whole genome shotgun sequence:
- the LOC123513276 gene encoding uncharacterized protein LOC123513276, which yields MQEWKITNDPVILDIVQHCHLDIQKSDIEHLFFGELCYKFNLEEQLIIKEEIDSLLDLGVLVITERHPEQVISPIFLRPKKDGGYRMVLNLKELNKYVPYKHFKMENFEQAIRLINAGDYLASVDLKHAYYSVRIAEEQQRYLCFKWDGIFYQFTCLPNGFSEGPRIFTKLMKPVFAALRGMGYTITSFIDDSLLCNQSRAGCIACINDTIALLQKLGFCINSKKSVLVPTRCIEYLGNVINTTSMTVSLPERRVLKVMTACTDLIKKSSARIREVARVIGLLVAAFQAVEFGKLHYRHLEKEKIAALQTGIGDFELWMPITDAMKADLQWWLDNVATQVRKIFTSGTEIDLYMDASTLGLGGHLQHRSRSGSWSMVEKSLHIDALELKAILFALQAFHLELKGKHVQVFCDNTIALSYVNEMGGIKSAMCNDIAIQIWDWCVANDAWVTCSHIPGKENTAADTASCIVNDRHEWQLNVHIFRQLCGTFGSPVIDLFASRLNNQVPFYCSWRPDQGAAHFDAFSLNWAQFELSYIFLPFALITRCLQKLKEEAARAWMVLPLWMSQPWMGQLLCLLVAPPHLIMLKKGVLSHPSSRGGAPGHEAHSADGVLAVGQQLRARGISEAGAEIILASWKPGTARQYKPHITRWSQFCARWDVNPLALSLSDIINLLSANFPRDLGYEAVNTARSALSSLGIVIDGCRAGNHPLVTRFMKEVFNLRPPMPRYTATWDVQPVLAELKSMSPLHNLSLKDLTLKLVMLMALTHAARVQTLHLLILTDISVAQSYNTLRLRGTLKQARPGFNVCEVRLKAYSQDASLCELPIQRPERSRSTCSINMKIKFIILEFRGTLMLE from the exons ATGCAGGAGTGGAAGATCACTAATGATCCTGTGATTTTGGACATTGTACAGCACTGTCATCTGGATATTCAGAAATCTGATATTGagcatttattttttggtgAGCTGTGCTATAAATTTAATTTAGAGGAGCAACTTATTATCAAGGAGGAGATTGACAGCCTTTTAGACCTTGGGGTTCTTGTGATTACAGAAAGACACCCAGAACAAGttatttctcccattttcctgAGACCAAAGAAGGATGGTGGTTATAGGATGGTTCTAAACTTAAAGGAGCTTAACAAATATGTTCCTTATAAACACTTTAAGATGGAGAATTTTGAGCAGGCTATTAGACTGATCAATGCTGGGGATTATCTTGCTTCCGTGGACCTTAAACATGCCTATTACTCTGTTAGGATTGCGGAAGAGCAGCAGAGGTATTTATGCTTTAAGTGGGATGGCATTTTCTATCAGTTCACGTGTCTCCCTAATGGCTTTTCAGAGGGCCCGAGGATTTTTACTAAGTTGATGAAGCCCGTGTTTGCTGCACTCAGGGGTATGGGTTACACCATTACTAGCTTTATAGATGACAGTCTGCTGTGTAATCAGTCTAGGGCAGGTTGCATTGCTTGCATTAATGACACCATTGCTCTTTTGCAGAAGTTAGGTTTCTGCATTAACAGTAAGAAGTCTGTGTTGGTCCCTACCAGGTGTATTGAGTACTTAGGAAATGTGATTAATACTACTTCTATGACAGTTTCTTTACCTGAACGCAGGGTTCTCAAGGTTATGACTGCTTGTACGGATCTTATAAAAAAGTCCTCAGCTAGGATCCGGGAAGTAGCTAGGGTTATTGGTCTACTGGTGGCTGCCTTCCAGGCTGTGGAATTTGGCAAGTTGCATTACAGGCacttagagaaagagaaaattgcaGCTTTACAGACAGGCATTGGGGACTTTGAGCTCTGGATGCCCATAACAGATGCTATGAAGGCTGACCTGCAATGGTGGCTTGATAATGTTGCTACACAGGTTCGAAAAATTTTTACTTCTGGCACTGAGATTGATTTGTATATGGATGCCTCCACTCTAGGTTTGGGTGGCCATCTCCAACATAGGTCTAGATCTGGCAGTTGGTCAATGGTTGAGAAGTCCTTGCATATTGATGCTCTGGAACTTAAGGCTATTTTATTTGCCCTTCAGGCTTTTCATCTTGAACTCAAAGGGAAACATGTGCAGGTTTTTTGTGATAACACCATTGCCCTTTCCTATGTAAATGAGATGGGGGGTATAAAATCGGCCATGTGTAATGACATTGCGATTCAGATCTGGGACTGGTGTGTAGCTAATGATGCCTGGGTCACCTGTTCTCATATACCTGGAAAGGAGAACACGGCGGCAGACACCGCATCATGTATTGTCAATGATAGGCATGAGTGGCAGCTCAATGTGCATATTTTCAGGCAGCTTTGTGGCACCTTCGGCTCCCCTGTTATAGATTTATTTGCGTCTAGGCTTAACAACCAAGTGCCTTTTTACTGCTCCTGGAGGCCAGACCAGGGGGCAGCACACTTTGATGCGTTCTCTCTGAACTGGGCACAATTTGAGCTATCTTATATCTTCCTTCCATTTGCCTTAATTACTAGGTGCCTGCagaagttgaaggaggaggcggcgcgTGCATGGATGGTTCTGCCGTTGTGGATGTCACAACCCTGGATGGGCCAGCTGCTTTGCCTGCTGGTGGCTCCTCCCCATCTTATTATGCTGAAGAAGGGGGTATTGAGTCACCCGTCATCTCGCGGGGGAGCACCTGGTCATGAAGCACACTCGGCTGATGGCGTGCTTGCTGTTGGGCAACAATTGCGAGCACGAGGCATTTCTGAGGCGGGTGCGGAAATCATCCTGGCCTCGTGGAAACCAGGTACAGCCAGGCAATACAAGCCACATATCACGCGGTGGTCACAATTTTGTGCTAGATGGGACGTCAatccccttgctctctctctatcagacaTTATTAACCTTTTGTCTGCCAATTTTCCCAGGGACCTGGGTTATGAGGCGGTCAACACTGCGAGGAGTGCACTCTCTTCACTGGGCATTGTGATAGATGGATGCCGAGCTGGTAACCACCCCTTGGTTACCCGCTTTATGAAAGAGGTTTTTAACCTTAGGCCCCCTATGCCCAGGTATACTGCCACTTGGGATGTTCAGCCGGTTCTTGCAGAACTTAAATCTATGTCCCCCTTGCACAACTTGTCCCTTAAGGACCTTACCCTTAAGCTTGTTATGTTGATGGCGCTGACCCATGCAGCGAGGGTGCAGactttgcatttgttaattCTTACTGACATTAGTGTTGCTCAGTCCTATAATACTCTGAGATTGCGTGGTACTCTTAAGCAAGCCAGGCCGGGTTTCAATGTGTGTGAAGTTCGGTTGAAGGCTTATTCTCAGGATGCTAGTTTATGT gagctgccgatccaaaggccggAGCGATCCCGatccacctgtagcatcaacaTGAAGATCAAATTCATAATATTAGAATTTAGAGGGACTCTCATGCTTGAATGA